Below is a window of Impatiens glandulifera chromosome 2, dImpGla2.1, whole genome shotgun sequence DNA.
taaaatcatatataagtaactttttttttcttgtctGTATAATATATATGGCCAACTTCTCAATCAGCTAGCTCTATGTAAACTGTCATTACTAGTTACTATAAGCAGACCGAAAGACACATCAAAGTTCGGTATGCAAGAAATCCTCCCCAGCGGTTGGTTTCAGTACAAGCTCCACATCTTCATCTCCCACGTAAGCCTTGTCCGAAGAAGTTATGCATTCGGCCGAAGGCTGCACATATCCATAATTAAACCCTGTAACAGAGTTACAATATGTCTCCGCAACTCCATCTTTGCTCTGCAGGTTAATATTATTCAACACTATATGCTCGCACGGGACTGTATCACTGCACGCAAAATTCATTGCTCTCTCCGTCTTCGATGTCCCACTAATATTCCTATACAGTATTTGACTTATCTCCACTGCAGATGTCTGCAAATTAACAAGTTTTCATTTGCTTATATACTATGTAATTTTTTTGTCTTATTAAGGTTTCTGTTTTTTTGGTACCTGGTTTTGACAAGATTTAGGTGAGTCGCAGTAGAATTGATCGATAATAATGGGGTTTGAGACGTCCTCCATCCTGACATTCTGAAAGCGAATGGAGCGGACGTAACCAGACCCTCCCTGCCATGTCTTGATCCGAAGGCCATTGGTTGTATTTCTTAGGAAGGCTGTATCCAACACCACTTTTGTTACTATGCCTGTTGAGTTATCCTTTCCAAGGCTTCCAATGCTGCAAACaagattaaaatttaatttgttttttttatttaaactcatCCATTTAGTGGAAAGATAAGAAATAAGCACTTATTAGGATCAGTTTCAAATTTCAATAATGTATAAGTGCAGATAAATAATAcagtttctatatatatttttcaaatttggacCTTATGCCATGACCAGGTCCACAATACAATGTTTTCATCTTGATATTTGAACTTCCATTAACAATTGAGATGCAATCATCCCCTACAAgcaaataagaagaagaattaaaccAAATCTTTATCACTGCTTAACTAAAATTTGCAAACTGACCTGTCCCAATTTTGCAGTCCTGCATGATGACATTGGTTGATGCAGTGATATGGATTCCATCTGTGTTAGGGCTGTCTCCCGGAGAAGAAACTTCAATACCAGATAACCGAACAGAATCGCATCGCGATACCACAAAATGCATCTGCTGGCTGTTTTTTAATGTCAGCCCTTTCACCCTTATAGCCGAGCTTGAATCTATGGTGAATGCCTGCAATTatcatatacatataaaaaaagctcttatttgtatttttaatctAGTGAAAACATATGTTAATCTAGTTACCAATTACTTACAGTTGGAGCTCCTTTGCAAGGCTGCAATCATGAAACcaacaaaataaatcaaattagtcTTGTTTATTGATTGTGAGAAttgcataataataatagtaataataataatacattagtCTTGTTCTTCTTGCAAGATGCTGCCCACCAATTGCTCCCAGAACCATCTATTACTCCACTTCCTTGAAATAGTACCCCGGTTAGATTCGAAAACTCGAGCCATGTTCTCGGTAACTTTGGATCCCATGTTTTAGGATCATTGGGTGCCACTATTGTTCCATCAATCTGTTATTGTCAAAACAACTCGATAATATTAAATAGAGAAAGCTTTTGCCATCACTAcataaaaaaacagagattTGACTACATTTTTCGCGAGAATACCTGTACAATAAACCTTTCGGCACAGGGCCCCTTAAATTTCGTGGCATTCACCAAATACTTGCGTTCAGCAGGAACCAATAAAACCGATCTTGCAGTTGAGCAAGACTTGTTCCACGCACTTATAAACGCCTGCCAAACaacaactttttttaatatatattcaagtaaatagaacaaaaacaaaacattaagtGAATCAAATGATCACACCAGAGTATCATCAGCAACACCGTCTCCAACAGCACCAAATGAGTCGACATTAACATGAACTTTTCCGCGATGTAGAAATTCTGGCAAAGGGTAACCTTCAAGATCAAAGTCAAACTCTTCAATAACTTGTTCAATGTCAATATCAtcatatgatgatgatgatgatgaagaagtacTATAGctagcagcagcagcagcaggagGAGGAGGCAGTAAGAGTAAACCAAATAGAAATAATGAAACAAACAAGAATTTAATAtccatgatgatgatgatgattattattattattataggagTAATTGTAAGTTGAATTTGTATAAATGAAGTGAAGACATAAGGTGTATTAATATAGATATGGTGAGGGGGATTAGAAATTAAGAGAAATAGTGGTATGATTTTAATGGAATGTGGCTTGGCTTGGAAGTACATGAAGgtgtattattttttcaacaaaaccCACTCTTGAAGTTTAAAGATCTTTTGGAAGGACATTGCTTTACTCTTCAAACTTCTACTTCCTTCTCCCCCACTAACATAAAAAAGATGATTGTTTGTATTTATTGGTAGAATTACACTTGA
It encodes the following:
- the LOC124923952 gene encoding probable polygalacturonase At1g80170 gives rise to the protein MYFQAKPHSIKIIPLFLLISNPPHHIYINTPYVFTSFIQIQLTITPIIIIIIIIIIMDIKFLFVSLFLFGLLLLPPPPAAAAASYSTSSSSSSSYDDIDIEQVIEEFDFDLEGYPLPEFLHRGKVHVNVDSFGAVGDGVADDTLAFISAWNKSCSTARSVLLVPAERKYLVNATKFKGPCAERFIVQIDGTIVAPNDPKTWDPKLPRTWLEFSNLTGVLFQGSGVIDGSGSNWWAASCKKNKTNPCKGAPTAFTIDSSSAIRVKGLTLKNSQQMHFVVSRCDSVRLSGIEVSSPGDSPNTDGIHITASTNVIMQDCKIGTGDDCISIVNGSSNIKMKTLYCGPGHGISIGSLGKDNSTGIVTKVVLDTAFLRNTTNGLRIKTWQGGSGYVRSIRFQNVRMEDVSNPIIIDQFYCDSPKSCQNQTSAVEISQILYRNISGTSKTERAMNFACSDTVPCEHIVLNNINLQSKDGVAETYCNSVTGFNYGYVQPSAECITSSDKAYVGDEDVELVLKPTAGEDFLHTEL